In Amaranthus tricolor cultivar Red isolate AtriRed21 chromosome 3, ASM2621246v1, whole genome shotgun sequence, a single window of DNA contains:
- the LOC130808649 gene encoding cyclin-dependent kinase C-1-like codes for MTVAELGQLNLDQLPPSLGVSRTVDCYQNLEQIGEGTYGQVYMAKEVSTGETVALKRIRIENEKEGFPISAIREIKTLAKLKHENIVKLKEVVVSQGPDSSKELAATRDSLGNKYNGGVYLVFEYMDHDLTGLSDRPGLRFTVPQIKCYMKQLLTGLHYCHANNVLHRDIKGANVLLNNNGSLKLADFGLSCSLFNPHKEELTNRVVTLPYRPPELLLGATSYGPAVDIWSAGCIFAELLHGKPIMFGKSEPEQLHKIFELCGSPDEGNWPGVSKIRWYNNFKPVRPMRRRLREVFRHFDAHALDLLDKMLILDPAKRISANDALAAEYFCMEPLPCDPKSLPKYEASHEFQTKRKRQEQRLIEETARKLNLAHPPPHARLPPIQQSGHVFQDRNHSVNQLQQLRPSGPSNVYGNPLVDAGLPNRYPPSGNLTAAFNPPLAVPAQASGTSTAPYPHVRPGQYATGNMASRSTATSYPAGPPGFSHRFSNLPSSQNQQFVWQQ; via the exons ATGACAGTTGCTGAATTGGGACAGCTGAATCTCGACCAACTTCCCCCATCTCTTGGTGTATCTCGTACTGTCGATTGCTACCAAAATTTGGAGCAAATTGGCGAAGGAACTTAtgg ACAGGTATACATGGCCAAAGAAGTCTCGACCGGGGAAACTGTTGCTTTGAAAAGAATAAGGATAGAGAATGAGAAAGAGGGG TTTCCTATCAGTGCTATCAGGGAAATTAAAACTTTGGCTAAGTTGAAGCATGAGAACATAGTAAAATTAAAAGAGGTTGTGGTATCTCAAG GTCCAGATAGCAGTAAGGAACTGGCTGCAACTAGAGATAGTTTGG GTAATAAGTACAATGGTGGTGTATACTTGGTGTTTGAGTACATGGACCATGACTTAACAGGCCTCTCAGATCGTCCTGGCCTGAGATTTACTGTACCGCAGATTAAG TGCTATATGAAGCAACTGCTAACTGGGCTCCATTACTGTCATGCCAATAATGTACTTCATCGGGATATCAAAG GGGCTAATGTTCTGCTAAATAATAATGGAAGCTTAAAGCTCGCAGATTTTGGGCTTTCATGCTCCCTATTTAATCCTCATAAAGAAGAACTTACTAATCGTGTAGTCACTTTGCCATACAG ACCTCCTGAGTTATTGCTAGGAGCCACAAGTTATGGGCCCGCAGTTGACATATGGTCTGCTGGTTGCATTTTTGCGGAGCTTTTGCATGGGAAACCCATTATGTTTGGGAAAAGTGAG CCAGAGCAATTGCATAAAATCTTTGAGCTTTGTGGAAGTCCTGACGAAGGAAACTGGCCTGGTGTTTCCAAGATCCGCTGGTATAATAATTTCAAGCCTGTGAGGCCCATGCGTAGGCGTTTACGAGAGGTTTTCAGACA TTTTGATGCACACGCTCTTGATTTGCTAGACAAAATGTTAATTCTTGATCCTGCAAAG AGGATTTCTGCAAACGATGCACTTGCTGCTGAATATTTCTGTATGGAACCGCTACCTTGTGATCCAAAGAG CTTGCCCAAATATGAGGCATCACACGAATTCCAAACAAAGAGGAAGAGACAAGAGCAGCGTTTGATCGAGGAAACTGCAAGAAAACTGAACTTGGCTCACCCACCACCTCATGCCCGTCTTCCACCTATCCAACAGAGTGGGCATGTCTTCCAAGATCGCAACCACTCCGTGAACCAGTTGCAACAACTACGGCCCTCTGGACCTAGCAATGTGTATGGCAATCCTCTTGTTGACGCAGGATTGCCAAACAGGTATCCTCCAAGTGGAAATTTGACTGCTGCATTTAACCCACCCCTTGCTGTCCCGGCTCAAGCTAGTGGTACTTCAACAGCACCATATCCTCACGTGCGACCTGGCCAGTATGCTACGGGTAATATGGCTAGTCGATCAACAGCTACTAGTTACCCTGCAGGACCTCCTGGGTTTTCACATCGGTTTTCAAATCTTCCTAGTAGCCAAAATCAGCAATTTGTCTGGCAACAATGA